A section of the Rhodothermus profundi genome encodes:
- a CDS encoding glycerophosphodiester phosphodiesterase family protein, producing the protein MKGPTWPDIQGHRGARGLRPENTWPAFARAIELGVTSLEMDVVIAGDGEMVVSHEPWFSATLCREPSGRPVRPFRRYNLYRMTYAEIARFDCGSRRHPRFPHQEPVPAPKPRLKDVLRQAEAYAASLKRPPLHYSIEIKSRPEWDGRYHPDPETFVRQVQAVVAACGVVARTTLLSFDVRVLQVARRLFPELALSLLVERRDPRTLEEQLERLGFVPEVYGPHFRLVTASLVAAVHAHGMRLIPWTVNRIADMQRLLRLGVDGLITDYPDRALTLLPR; encoded by the coding sequence ATGAAAGGACCGACCTGGCCAGACATTCAGGGGCATCGCGGCGCGCGCGGGCTGCGTCCAGAAAATACATGGCCTGCTTTTGCTCGAGCCATTGAACTGGGGGTTACTTCGCTGGAAATGGACGTTGTCATCGCCGGAGATGGCGAAATGGTCGTGTCGCATGAGCCCTGGTTTTCGGCCACCTTGTGCCGGGAGCCTTCGGGGCGTCCCGTCCGGCCGTTTCGGCGCTACAACCTGTACCGGATGACGTATGCAGAAATTGCCCGGTTTGATTGCGGCAGCCGGCGACATCCCCGGTTTCCGCATCAGGAACCTGTGCCTGCGCCCAAACCTCGCCTAAAGGACGTGCTGCGCCAGGCAGAGGCGTATGCGGCCAGCCTGAAGCGCCCACCCCTGCACTACAGCATTGAGATCAAATCCCGGCCTGAATGGGACGGACGATACCATCCGGATCCGGAAACGTTCGTGCGGCAGGTGCAAGCCGTGGTAGCTGCCTGTGGCGTGGTAGCGCGAACCACACTGCTGTCCTTTGATGTGCGCGTGCTCCAGGTGGCCCGGCGGCTGTTTCCAGAGCTGGCCCTATCCCTGCTGGTGGAGCGCCGCGATCCGCGTACCCTGGAAGAACAACTGGAGCGGTTAGGGTTTGTGCCAGAAGTGTACGGTCCGCACTTCCGACTGGTCACGGCATCCCTGGTGGCGGCTGTCCATGCCCATGGCATGCGCCTGATTCCCTGGACCGTCAACCGCATCGCGGACATGCAACGACTGCTGCGCCTGGGGGTGGACGGACTGATTACGGACTATCCGGATCGGGCGCTGACTCTGCTACCACGCTGA
- the gyrA gene encoding DNA gyrase subunit A, translating to MEAEKPRIIPVNIEEEMKSSYIDYSMSVIVGRALPDVRDGLKPVHRRVLYGMYELGLTSGAPYKKSARIVGEVLGKYHPHGDAAVYDTMVRMAQDFAMRYPLVDGQGNFGSIDGDSPAAMRYTEARLTRLAEEMLRDIDKDTVDFQDNFDGSLKEPVVLPAALPNLIVNGADGIAVGMATKIPPHNLGEAVDALVAMIDNPDISLDELLQHLPAPDFPTGGIIYGYSGVKEAYATGRGRIVIRARMHEEEVRPGRMALVITEIPYQVNKSSLIEKIAHLVRERRIEGITDIRDESDREGLRVVLELRKDAVPLVVQNQLYKYTPCQQTFGVNMVALVNGRPRTLTLRELMRHYLDHRHQVVTRRTRFELRKAEERAHILEGLKIALDHLDIVINIIRYSADPEEARQRLMEGVLPERLTPAQRQRLGLPVEPVSHFTLTETQANAILALRLSRLTGLERQKIEEEYRTLLQEIERLQSILNNEPLRWQIIREELLALKQKYADARRTEIDYAGGGDFAIEDLIEDEQVVVTLSHQGLIKRTPVHIYRQQGRGGVGMKASGMREDDYIEHLFACKNHDYLLFFTDHGRCYWLRVYDIPEGSRTSLGRSIRNLIQIAPDDRVRAVLNIRKEDFENPDFLRTHYVLMATRQGLVKKTELAAFSRPRADGIIAIAFAEGDELIEAVLTDGRAHVLLASSGGRVVRFDESDVRPMGRNTRGVRGIALGTGEQVVGMVAVAPEVAPCILAISARGYGKRTPLAEYPVHRRGGKGVWTMKITPRTGRLIAIKAVQDTDDLMIITQNGLMIRLHVAGINRMGRHTQGVRLIQLKPGDAIADVTRLVTEAQEDEAVPAETTV from the coding sequence ATGGAAGCAGAAAAACCTCGCATTATTCCTGTCAATATTGAGGAGGAAATGAAATCCTCCTACATTGATTATTCCATGTCTGTCATTGTGGGACGAGCCCTTCCAGACGTGCGAGATGGTCTGAAGCCGGTGCATCGGCGCGTCCTCTACGGCATGTATGAGCTGGGGTTGACGTCGGGGGCTCCGTACAAAAAAAGCGCCCGCATTGTAGGGGAAGTGCTCGGCAAGTATCATCCCCATGGTGATGCAGCCGTTTACGACACCATGGTGCGCATGGCGCAGGATTTCGCCATGCGGTATCCCCTGGTTGATGGCCAGGGCAACTTCGGCTCCATCGACGGCGACAGTCCCGCGGCAATGCGCTATACAGAGGCGCGCCTGACGCGCCTGGCCGAAGAAATGCTGCGCGACATCGACAAGGATACGGTCGACTTTCAGGATAACTTCGACGGCTCTCTGAAAGAACCGGTAGTCTTGCCCGCAGCACTTCCCAACCTGATCGTCAACGGAGCCGACGGGATCGCCGTGGGCATGGCCACGAAGATCCCTCCGCACAACCTGGGAGAAGCCGTCGATGCCCTGGTGGCTATGATTGACAACCCGGATATTTCGCTTGACGAGCTGCTCCAACACCTTCCTGCCCCCGACTTTCCCACAGGAGGCATTATCTACGGCTATAGCGGCGTCAAGGAAGCCTACGCTACCGGACGCGGCCGCATTGTCATTCGCGCCCGCATGCACGAAGAGGAAGTGCGGCCCGGCCGCATGGCGCTGGTCATTACAGAAATTCCCTATCAGGTGAACAAAAGCAGCCTAATCGAAAAAATCGCGCATCTGGTGCGAGAACGCCGCATTGAGGGCATCACGGACATTCGAGACGAAAGCGACCGAGAAGGACTCCGCGTTGTGTTAGAGCTGCGTAAAGATGCGGTGCCGCTGGTCGTGCAGAACCAGCTCTATAAATATACCCCGTGCCAGCAAACTTTCGGGGTCAACATGGTGGCCCTGGTAAATGGCCGCCCCCGCACGCTCACGCTCCGAGAACTGATGCGCCACTACCTGGACCACCGCCACCAGGTCGTGACGCGCCGCACTCGCTTTGAGCTACGTAAAGCCGAAGAGCGTGCTCATATCCTGGAAGGACTCAAAATTGCGCTGGATCATCTCGACATTGTTATCAACATCATTCGCTACTCGGCCGATCCCGAAGAAGCGCGGCAGCGCCTCATGGAAGGCGTGCTGCCCGAACGTCTGACGCCAGCCCAGCGGCAACGCCTGGGCCTACCCGTCGAACCGGTCTCGCACTTTACGCTTACCGAAACCCAGGCCAATGCGATCCTGGCCCTGCGGCTGAGCCGCCTGACCGGCCTCGAACGCCAGAAAATCGAAGAAGAGTATCGCACCCTGCTGCAGGAAATTGAACGGCTACAGAGCATTTTGAACAACGAGCCGCTGCGCTGGCAGATCATTCGGGAAGAACTGCTGGCACTGAAGCAGAAGTACGCCGACGCGCGCCGCACCGAGATCGACTACGCCGGCGGGGGAGACTTCGCCATTGAGGACTTGATCGAAGACGAGCAGGTGGTGGTCACGCTCTCGCATCAGGGACTCATTAAACGCACCCCGGTCCACATCTACCGCCAACAGGGCCGCGGTGGCGTCGGGATGAAGGCCAGTGGCATGCGCGAAGACGACTATATCGAACACTTATTTGCCTGCAAGAACCACGACTACCTTCTCTTTTTTACCGACCACGGCCGCTGCTACTGGCTGCGCGTCTATGACATCCCCGAAGGAAGCCGCACCAGCCTGGGCCGCTCCATTCGCAACCTGATCCAGATCGCACCCGACGACCGCGTACGGGCTGTGCTGAACATTCGCAAGGAAGATTTTGAAAACCCGGATTTCCTACGCACACATTACGTGCTCATGGCCACCCGTCAGGGACTCGTCAAAAAGACGGAGCTGGCCGCCTTTAGCCGTCCTCGCGCCGACGGCATTATCGCTATAGCGTTTGCCGAAGGCGATGAACTCATTGAAGCCGTGTTGACCGATGGCCGGGCGCACGTACTCCTGGCCTCTTCCGGCGGACGCGTGGTGCGCTTCGACGAATCCGATGTGCGGCCTATGGGACGCAACACGCGGGGCGTGCGCGGCATTGCGCTGGGCACTGGCGAGCAGGTGGTGGGCATGGTGGCTGTCGCTCCGGAAGTAGCACCCTGCATTCTGGCTATCAGCGCCAGAGGCTACGGGAAACGTACCCCCCTGGCGGAATATCCCGTTCACCGGCGGGGCGGCAAAGGTGTATGGACCATGAAAATCACACCCCGCACCGGCCGTCTCATCGCCATCAAAGCCGTGCAGGACACCGATGACTTGATGATTATTACCCAGAACGGCTTGATGATTCGTCTGCATGTAGCCGGCATTAATCGGATGGGGCGGCACACCCAGGGCGTCCGACTGATCCAGCTCAAACCGGGCGACGCTATTGCGGATGTAACCCGACTCGTAACCGAAGCGCAAGAGGACGAAGCCGTGCCAGCAGAGACTACTGTCTGA
- the lat gene encoding L-lysine 6-transaminase: MEHLTTQQITPEMVRPVLSRHLLTDGLPLVLDMERSQGVRLYDQLTGREFVDFFGFFASSAVGMNHPKMLADEDFKKRLLEAALNKVTNSDIYTVHMARFVQTFERVGIPDYLPYAFFIDGGALAVENALKAAFDWKVRKNFQKGYRREVGHRVLHFDQAFHGRSGYTLSLTNTFDPRKTQYFPKFDWPRVINPKLTFPLTEENLERTIRLEQLAIRQAKQYFYEYKDEIACIIIEPIQAEGGDNHFRPEFLQALRELADENDALLIFDEVQTGVGITGAFWAHQALGVQPDIIAFGKKTQVCGILAGRRLDEVEDNVFHVSSRLNSTWGGNLADMVRFDRILEIIEEDHLVENAARAGAHLLRRLEEMARELPFMTNVRGRGLMCAFDLPTPAFRDAVRQRSLEEGVLILACGERSIRFRPPLIITEAEIDEGLQRLRRALEHVARQQSAS, encoded by the coding sequence ATGGAGCATCTGACCACGCAGCAGATTACGCCGGAAATGGTGCGGCCCGTTCTGTCGCGCCACCTGCTGACGGATGGGCTGCCCCTTGTGCTTGATATGGAGCGGAGCCAGGGCGTGCGTCTGTACGACCAGCTTACGGGTCGGGAATTTGTTGACTTTTTTGGTTTTTTTGCATCCAGCGCGGTCGGGATGAATCATCCCAAAATGCTAGCAGACGAGGACTTTAAAAAACGTCTGCTGGAGGCTGCGCTTAACAAGGTAACCAATTCGGATATTTATACCGTCCATATGGCGCGGTTTGTGCAGACGTTCGAGCGGGTGGGCATCCCAGACTATTTGCCTTATGCTTTCTTCATCGATGGCGGGGCGTTGGCTGTAGAAAATGCACTCAAAGCGGCTTTTGACTGGAAAGTGCGCAAGAACTTTCAGAAGGGATATCGCCGTGAAGTAGGGCACCGCGTATTGCATTTTGATCAGGCATTTCATGGGCGCAGTGGCTATACGCTTTCCTTGACAAATACGTTTGATCCACGGAAGACCCAGTACTTTCCCAAGTTTGACTGGCCGCGCGTGATCAATCCCAAACTGACGTTTCCGCTGACGGAGGAAAACCTGGAGCGTACGATTAGGCTGGAGCAACTGGCGATCCGCCAGGCCAAACAGTATTTCTACGAGTACAAAGATGAAATTGCCTGCATTATCATTGAGCCGATTCAGGCAGAAGGGGGCGACAACCACTTCCGGCCAGAGTTTTTGCAGGCGCTTCGGGAGCTGGCGGATGAGAACGATGCCTTGTTGATCTTTGACGAGGTGCAGACCGGAGTAGGCATTACAGGTGCCTTCTGGGCCCATCAGGCGCTTGGCGTGCAGCCCGACATCATTGCCTTTGGCAAGAAGACGCAGGTGTGCGGCATTCTGGCAGGACGCCGGCTGGATGAAGTCGAAGACAATGTGTTTCACGTGTCCAGCCGGTTAAATTCTACCTGGGGCGGTAACCTGGCGGACATGGTTCGGTTTGATCGGATTCTGGAGATTATTGAAGAAGATCATCTAGTAGAAAACGCAGCCCGGGCGGGCGCTCATCTGTTGCGTCGCCTGGAGGAAATGGCGCGGGAACTCCCCTTCATGACCAATGTGCGGGGGCGCGGACTCATGTGCGCCTTTGACCTGCCAACGCCGGCGTTTCGGGATGCCGTCCGCCAGCGAAGCCTGGAAGAGGGCGTCCTTATCCTGGCCTGCGGAGAACGCTCAATCCGTTTTCGGCCTCCCCTTATTATCACCGAGGCGGAGATTGACGAGGGGCTTCAACGGTTACGCCGGGCGCTGGAGCACGTGGCACGTCAGCAGTCTGCTAGCTGA
- the lipA gene encoding lipoyl synthase, translating to MNQQHTPSPRRRFLPGEIELKRVPKEPLFPEGDGGFFELPVIDPPPVTNERGRRPAWLRAKLPYGPTYRRVLDIVETHRLHTVCQSARCPNMGECWTAGTATFMILGNVCTRSCGFCAVKTGRPDPVDWDEPRRVAEAVRLMGIRHAVVTSVDRDDLEDGGAALFAETIRQIRALNPGVTVEVLIPDFQGNWDALQLVLDERPDILNHNIETVPRLYRRVRPQARYDRSLELLWRAKQAGLRTKSGIMVGLGETREEVLAVMDDFARIQLDIMTIGQYLQPTRMHLPVEEFVHPDVFRWYKEMGEAKGIGHVESGPLVRSSYHAEQHV from the coding sequence ATGAACCAGCAGCATACCCCGTCACCTCGTCGTCGCTTTCTACCGGGCGAAATTGAGTTAAAGCGGGTGCCCAAGGAGCCCCTTTTCCCAGAAGGAGATGGAGGTTTTTTCGAACTGCCCGTCATTGATCCGCCTCCTGTAACCAACGAGCGCGGCCGGCGCCCGGCCTGGCTTCGCGCCAAATTACCCTATGGCCCTACGTACCGACGCGTGCTGGACATCGTGGAGACGCACCGGCTGCACACGGTCTGCCAGAGTGCCCGCTGTCCGAACATGGGGGAATGCTGGACAGCAGGTACGGCCACGTTTATGATCCTGGGGAACGTCTGCACGCGCTCATGCGGCTTCTGCGCGGTCAAAACTGGCCGACCCGATCCGGTCGATTGGGATGAGCCGCGTCGCGTAGCCGAAGCCGTGCGTCTGATGGGCATCCGACATGCCGTCGTTACCTCCGTTGACCGGGACGATCTGGAAGATGGGGGCGCGGCCCTGTTCGCAGAAACGATTCGACAGATTCGAGCCCTCAATCCGGGCGTAACCGTCGAAGTGCTGATTCCGGACTTTCAGGGCAACTGGGACGCCCTGCAATTGGTGTTGGACGAACGTCCGGACATTCTTAACCATAATATCGAAACCGTCCCTCGCCTCTATCGACGCGTACGTCCGCAGGCACGTTATGACAGATCTCTGGAACTGCTCTGGCGCGCCAAGCAGGCCGGCCTGCGCACTAAAAGCGGTATTATGGTTGGACTAGGCGAAACCAGAGAAGAGGTGCTGGCCGTGATGGACGACTTCGCCCGCATTCAGCTCGACATTATGACCATTGGCCAGTACCTGCAACCTACCCGCATGCACTTGCCGGTAGAAGAGTTTGTGCATCCCGACGTGTTCCGATGGTACAAAGAAATGGGAGAAGCCAAGGGTATTGGCCATGTTGAAAGTGGACCCCTTGTCCGCTCTTCCTATCACGCCGAGCAGCACGTATAG
- a CDS encoding type II toxin-antitoxin system Phd/YefM family antitoxin encodes MKRMREAPAETVAISRIRLQATQELKRRLAQGPVIVQRQGKAVAVLIDPAQWQQWVRKLEQGASPRTNSRRRR; translated from the coding sequence ATGAAGCGCATGCGTGAAGCACCGGCAGAGACGGTGGCTATTTCCAGGATTCGCTTGCAGGCGACACAAGAACTGAAAAGACGACTGGCCCAGGGGCCGGTAATTGTGCAGCGGCAGGGAAAGGCGGTAGCCGTTCTGATTGATCCGGCCCAGTGGCAGCAATGGGTCCGAAAGCTGGAGCAGGGCGCTTCGCCTCGGACAAATAGCCGGAGACGGCGCTAA
- a CDS encoding YgaP family membrane protein: MKRNVGTIDRVIRIVIALVIGGLYVTGQISGTVAVILGILALIFLVTGLAGSCPLYAALGLSTCPRKASS, encoded by the coding sequence ATGAAACGTAACGTAGGCACCATTGACCGGGTTATTCGCATTGTCATTGCCCTGGTAATTGGCGGGCTGTACGTTACCGGTCAGATCAGCGGCACCGTGGCCGTCATTCTAGGCATTCTGGCGCTGATTTTTCTGGTAACGGGGCTGGCCGGGAGCTGTCCCCTTTACGCCGCCCTTGGCCTGTCCACTTGCCCGCGAAAAGCCAGCAGCTAA
- a CDS encoding SCP2 sterol-binding domain-containing protein produces MNRFTKLRSAMPQYNSIPEVLESYKERFLPDQAAGVEGVVQLNLTGEGGGTYYMVIKDGTLEIKEGTHENPTVTVTTSAENWLKINNGKANPMSLMMMGKLKVSGSLPMAMKFQSLFRTG; encoded by the coding sequence ATGAACCGTTTCACCAAGCTGAGATCAGCCATGCCACAGTACAACAGTATTCCCGAAGTGCTCGAATCCTATAAGGAGCGATTCCTGCCCGATCAGGCAGCAGGTGTGGAAGGTGTCGTGCAGCTTAACCTGACCGGCGAAGGCGGAGGGACGTACTACATGGTGATCAAGGATGGCACGCTGGAAATCAAAGAAGGAACGCACGAAAACCCCACGGTCACTGTAACCACCTCCGCCGAAAACTGGCTTAAGATCAACAACGGCAAGGCCAATCCGATGTCGCTCATGATGATGGGCAAACTCAAGGTGAGCGGCTCACTGCCGATGGCTATGAAGTTCCAGTCTCTTTTCCGGACCGGGTAA
- a CDS encoding CaiB/BaiF CoA transferase family protein has protein sequence MPGPLASLRVLDFTTLLPGPYATLLLADLGADVVRIEAPDRPDLMRLAPPYDETGVAAGYAWIHRSKRSVALDLKHPKAAMVVRRLVRHYDVVIEGFRPGVMQRLGLDYETLAKENPALIYCSITGYGQTGPYRERAGHDLNYQALSGLLSHTGRREAGPGPSGVPLADVAGGLFAALAILAAVVHRQRTGKGQYLDLALLDTTIAFNGLAVSGFLAAGHQPGYETEPLNGGSFYDCYRTRDGRYLAVAGLEPKFWEGFCKAIGRPDLAPYGYNVWDVAVQQRLKKEIHQTIASRTLAEWQARFAEHDVCVEPVLTLEEMTQHPQVQARQLIVTVSRPDGTTQRQVGFPVHFSRTPPTYRHTGPSLGAHTLTVLQEAGFTMKEIQKLAAEGAFGAGLATT, from the coding sequence ATGCCAGGACCGCTGGCTTCGCTACGCGTGCTCGATTTTACGACGCTGTTGCCCGGACCGTATGCGACGCTCCTGCTGGCCGATCTGGGCGCCGACGTGGTGCGCATTGAAGCCCCGGATCGGCCTGACCTGATGCGTCTGGCACCCCCCTACGATGAAACCGGAGTGGCGGCCGGCTATGCCTGGATCCACCGCTCTAAGCGTTCTGTAGCACTTGACCTGAAGCACCCCAAAGCGGCCATGGTGGTACGCCGGCTCGTCCGGCACTACGACGTGGTCATTGAAGGCTTCCGGCCAGGCGTTATGCAGCGGCTGGGGCTTGACTATGAGACGCTGGCTAAGGAAAATCCAGCCCTGATTTACTGCTCCATCACGGGCTATGGCCAGACAGGGCCTTACCGCGAACGGGCAGGGCATGACCTGAATTATCAGGCGCTTTCGGGTCTGCTGAGCCATACCGGCCGTCGGGAAGCCGGACCAGGACCTTCTGGCGTGCCCCTGGCCGACGTGGCAGGCGGACTCTTTGCCGCGCTGGCCATTCTGGCTGCTGTAGTGCATCGCCAGCGCACAGGCAAAGGACAATATCTGGATCTGGCTCTTCTTGATACCACCATCGCTTTCAATGGCCTGGCCGTCAGTGGTTTTCTAGCAGCCGGACATCAACCCGGCTACGAAACCGAACCCCTGAATGGGGGCAGTTTCTACGACTGCTACCGCACGCGCGACGGACGCTACCTGGCTGTGGCCGGACTGGAGCCTAAGTTCTGGGAAGGCTTTTGCAAGGCAATCGGTCGCCCCGACCTGGCTCCTTACGGCTACAATGTGTGGGATGTCGCTGTCCAGCAACGCCTCAAAAAGGAAATTCACCAGACCATCGCTTCGCGCACCCTGGCCGAATGGCAGGCACGCTTTGCTGAACATGATGTGTGCGTTGAGCCCGTATTGACGCTGGAGGAAATGACGCAGCACCCTCAGGTGCAGGCGCGGCAACTGATCGTTACCGTGTCGCGTCCAGACGGCACCACCCAGCGCCAGGTAGGCTTTCCTGTACATTTTTCGCGCACGCCGCCTACCTATCGGCATACCGGGCCCTCTCTGGGCGCGCACACCCTGACGGTGCTCCAGGAAGCTGGGTTTACAATGAAGGAAATTCAGAAACTGGCTGCCGAAGGAGCATTCGGGGCCGGTTTGGCTACAACATGA
- a CDS encoding TetR/AcrR family transcriptional regulator, producing the protein MNRREREAAIYQAAARVFRRKGLKRVRLQDVAEEAGIPRGALYYYVASKADLIWTVIETPLCHLLQQARNIVNSTANPETKLAQLIEHHLCNLITYHESWLLLQCEDLETLQQTLTINLEEVLQQYEACWQAVIEEGKQQKTFTTISDPERLASAYISLVQGVYCWGSLKGKQTPEAVAAWLTPLVLGNLQKTAMGVSASVNA; encoded by the coding sequence ATGAATCGAAGGGAACGCGAAGCAGCAATCTATCAGGCCGCAGCCCGCGTATTTCGACGTAAGGGATTGAAACGGGTGCGGTTGCAGGACGTGGCCGAGGAGGCAGGCATCCCTCGGGGTGCCCTTTATTACTATGTAGCCAGTAAAGCTGACCTGATATGGACGGTTATCGAAACTCCCCTCTGCCATTTGCTCCAACAGGCACGGAACATTGTAAACAGCACGGCAAATCCAGAAACCAAACTGGCGCAGCTTATTGAGCACCACCTGTGTAACCTGATCACCTATCATGAAAGCTGGCTGCTCCTGCAGTGCGAAGATCTAGAAACGCTGCAGCAAACGCTCACGATCAACCTGGAAGAGGTGCTGCAGCAATATGAAGCCTGCTGGCAGGCTGTAATCGAGGAGGGAAAACAACAGAAAACGTTCACAACCATTTCTGATCCGGAGCGGCTGGCCAGCGCGTACATTAGCCTGGTGCAGGGAGTCTATTGCTGGGGCAGCCTCAAGGGAAAACAGACGCCGGAGGCGGTGGCAGCATGGCTAACGCCCCTGGTCTTGGGCAACCTGCAAAAAACGGCCATGGGCGTTTCCGCCTCGGTAAATGCCTGA